In Halovulum dunhuangense, one genomic interval encodes:
- a CDS encoding alpha/beta fold hydrolase, protein MPTLETDSFAVSHDAILPAPAAVPPVLLLHSSAAGRWQWRGLHGHLGRGRPIIAPDLIGYGRSEDRSGRAFSMEREVAAVSAIAGRVDGPFHLVGHSYGGCVAMGFAASQPERVRSLTLIEPVRFDLLRGGQDLALLTAIEALASDHVLAISEGRTRDAAAAFADYWGGVGTWDALPEPARASFLAAMPKVALEWGLLLDGAPQAPADRSGPTLLIEGAGTTPAARAIMTALARAMPGAPRARIKGAGHLSPITHPSSIGPVIARFLEDND, encoded by the coding sequence ATGCCGACGCTCGAAACGGATAGCTTCGCCGTCAGCCACGACGCGATCCTGCCCGCCCCTGCCGCGGTCCCGCCGGTGCTGCTTCTGCATTCCAGCGCGGCGGGTAGATGGCAGTGGCGCGGCCTGCACGGCCATCTGGGCCGCGGTCGTCCCATCATCGCCCCGGACCTGATCGGCTACGGGCGGAGCGAAGACCGAAGCGGCCGGGCCTTTTCCATGGAGCGCGAGGTCGCGGCCGTCTCTGCGATCGCCGGCCGCGTCGATGGCCCGTTCCACCTTGTGGGCCACTCCTACGGCGGATGCGTGGCCATGGGCTTCGCCGCCTCGCAGCCGGAACGGGTCAGGTCCCTCACGCTGATCGAACCCGTCCGGTTCGACCTGTTGCGCGGCGGGCAGGATCTGGCCCTGCTGACAGCGATCGAGGCGCTCGCGTCGGATCATGTCCTTGCGATCTCGGAAGGGCGGACGCGGGATGCCGCAGCCGCCTTCGCGGATTACTGGGGCGGCGTCGGCACCTGGGACGCGCTTCCGGAACCGGCCCGGGCATCGTTCCTGGCTGCCATGCCGAAGGTCGCTCTGGAATGGGGCCTGCTTCTCGATGGCGCGCCGCAGGCACCGGCGGATCGGTCCGGACCGACACTGCTGATCGAGGGCGCAGGAACGACCCCGGCGGCACGCGCGATCATGACGGCGCTCGCACGGGCGATGCCCGGCGCGCCACGGGCACGGATCAAAGGCGCCGGGCATCTCTCGCCCATCACGCACCCATCCAGCATCGGCCCGGTGATCGCCCGATTTCTGGAAGACAACGATTGA
- a CDS encoding class I SAM-dependent methyltransferase, with product MCVTCLQGIRQRLPACVVDAGCGSADFDKMRRAILPRATGVVVEIGFGSGHSLPHYDPARVARILAIEPDAGMRRRAGRALRSARVPVKVIDATGETLPLPSASADTFVMGYVLCTVPDPAACLWQAARILKPGGRLLFCEHGIADPGMRRWVQRGIDGPWGQLAGGCTLLRDPLAHLRAAGFRCRDLRRSRFTGVLGLLGSHVGGWAVPAAPAGGA from the coding sequence ATGTGCGTCACCTGCCTGCAAGGGATCCGGCAGCGGCTTCCGGCCTGCGTGGTCGACGCCGGCTGCGGCTCTGCGGATTTCGACAAGATGCGCCGTGCGATCCTGCCGCGCGCAACCGGTGTCGTCGTGGAGATCGGCTTCGGCTCGGGCCACAGCCTGCCGCATTACGATCCCGCCCGTGTCGCCCGCATCCTCGCCATCGAACCGGATGCCGGGATGCGCCGCCGGGCCGGCCGCGCGTTGCGCAGCGCCCGGGTTCCCGTGAAGGTGATCGATGCCACGGGCGAGACGCTGCCGCTGCCATCCGCATCAGCCGATACCTTTGTCATGGGCTATGTGCTCTGCACGGTCCCCGATCCTGCCGCCTGCCTTTGGCAGGCCGCGCGCATCCTGAAGCCCGGCGGGCGGCTGTTGTTCTGCGAGCACGGGATCGCCGATCCGGGGATGCGCCGGTGGGTGCAACGGGGCATCGACGGGCCGTGGGGCCAGCTTGCCGGGGGCTGCACGCTGCTCCGCGATCCGCTCGCGCATCTCCGGGCTGCCGGATTCCGCTGCCGCGACCTTCGCAGAAGCCGGTTCACCGGGGTGCTGGGGTTGCTCGGCAGCCATGTCGGCGGATGGGCGGTGCCAGCCGCGCCCGCTGGGGGCGCCTGA
- a CDS encoding alpha/beta fold hydrolase, giving the protein MEPPHRIDLTLLGSPGLSIDGKPLLLRERRALCLLAWLGEVARPVARDEAAAILWPDSEPETGRTRLRRLIYKINSAAQATVIESNRLTLRFPQAAALDVDSARFAALIAGRQHAAALDLWRGPFLEGLDLYDSEPFTEWLFYRREALNGRYVHALERESERARREGDAQSVLTLARRLVDRDPLDEAAHRSVIAASLDLGDIRAARTQFDLLSQVLRNELGVAPSSETRSLLARLSAQPIAPPRTRYTPVDDVHIAWQTHGSGPVDVVVVPGFVSHLERMWEDARVRTWLDRAGGLGRLILFDRRGVGLSDRVGAAPTIEATAADIGAVMDAAGSRRAILFGASEGGPGCVRFAVDRPDRVAALILWGSLPKGSRSAEFPHALTSEQYDTWLGRLIAQWGGPAEIETFAPGLARDRAVAQWWASLLRAGSSPGAIRRVLFALRDVDVRHLLPRVAAPTLVLHRQGDRAVRHEAGQAIANAVPGAEFRLLDGDDHWFWAGDPGASLAAIAEAAAQASRP; this is encoded by the coding sequence ATGGAACCGCCACACCGCATCGACCTGACCCTGCTGGGGTCACCGGGCCTTTCGATTGACGGCAAGCCGCTCTTGCTGCGCGAACGGCGCGCGCTCTGCCTTCTGGCCTGGCTTGGCGAGGTCGCGCGCCCGGTCGCGCGGGACGAAGCCGCCGCCATTCTCTGGCCCGATTCCGAACCCGAGACCGGGCGGACGCGCCTGCGTCGGCTGATCTACAAGATCAACTCCGCTGCGCAGGCCACCGTGATCGAATCGAACCGACTGACCCTGCGGTTTCCCCAGGCGGCGGCGCTCGATGTCGACAGCGCGCGGTTTGCTGCGCTGATCGCGGGACGCCAGCACGCAGCGGCGCTGGATCTCTGGCGTGGGCCCTTCCTGGAGGGACTCGATCTTTACGACAGCGAACCGTTCACCGAATGGCTGTTCTACCGCCGCGAGGCCCTGAACGGGCGCTACGTCCACGCCCTGGAACGCGAAAGCGAACGGGCGCGCCGGGAAGGTGACGCCCAGTCGGTCCTGACCCTGGCCCGCCGCCTTGTGGATCGCGACCCGCTTGACGAGGCGGCGCATCGCAGCGTCATCGCGGCCAGTCTTGATCTGGGCGATATTCGCGCGGCCCGGACGCAGTTCGACCTGTTGAGCCAGGTTCTTCGGAACGAACTGGGGGTCGCACCGTCCTCCGAGACGCGGTCCCTGTTGGCGCGGCTTTCCGCACAGCCGATCGCGCCGCCGCGAACGCGCTACACGCCGGTCGACGATGTGCATATCGCCTGGCAGACGCACGGATCCGGGCCCGTGGATGTCGTGGTCGTCCCCGGCTTCGTGTCCCATCTCGAACGGATGTGGGAGGATGCGCGGGTCAGGACATGGCTCGACCGCGCCGGCGGCCTGGGGCGGCTGATCCTGTTCGACCGTCGCGGCGTCGGTCTGTCCGACCGGGTTGGGGCGGCGCCCACGATCGAGGCCACGGCGGCGGATATCGGCGCGGTGATGGATGCGGCGGGAAGCCGGCGCGCGATCCTGTTCGGCGCGTCCGAGGGCGGCCCGGGCTGCGTCCGCTTTGCTGTGGATCGGCCCGACCGGGTCGCGGCGCTGATCCTCTGGGGGTCGCTTCCCAAGGGAAGCCGATCGGCCGAATTCCCCCACGCGCTCACTTCGGAGCAGTATGACACCTGGCTGGGTCGACTGATCGCGCAATGGGGCGGCCCGGCCGAGATCGAGACATTCGCCCCAGGTCTCGCGCGGGATCGCGCGGTCGCCCAATGGTGGGCGAGCCTGCTTCGGGCCGGATCGAGTCCCGGTGCGATCCGCCGCGTTCTCTTCGCGCTGCGCGATGTCGACGTGCGGCATCTGTTGCCGCGTGTGGCCGCGCCGACGCTTGTTCTTCACCGCCAGGGCGACCGGGCCGTGCGCCACGAAGCGGGACAGGCAATCGCGAATGCCGTTCCCGGCGCCGAATTCCGCCTGCTCGATGGCGACGATCACTGGTTCTGGGCGGGGGATCCCGGCGCCAGCCTGGCCGCGATCGCGGAGGCCGCAGCGCAGGCGTCCCGCCCCTAG
- a CDS encoding class I SAM-dependent methyltransferase → MTVPSSLFDQYERQARWRPVAATVQQLGPLEGKKVADLGCGSGHVARMFAARGAQVTGIDRDAELVALAARKAPGVHWVNADLSDPGTWGRSGFDIIWSSFTIAYAPDPTTWLKRWHAALAPGGRLILMDVGGLLDHEPIGEADRETIGHFCREAAQAGLYHFDAAERLVDWLEASGFDVLGETDLHDEELTFTGPAPPDVLAAWAARLARMPRLRAAASPGFTDRFLASLTHPDHRSHSRVRAAIGRRGRDAGRWAARGA, encoded by the coding sequence ATGACAGTGCCCTCATCCCTGTTCGACCAGTACGAGCGTCAGGCCAGGTGGCGCCCGGTTGCGGCGACCGTCCAGCAACTCGGCCCACTTGAAGGAAAGAAGGTGGCCGACCTCGGATGCGGGTCGGGCCATGTCGCGCGGATGTTCGCGGCGAGGGGCGCGCAGGTGACAGGGATCGACCGCGATGCCGAGCTGGTCGCGCTTGCGGCGCGAAAGGCGCCCGGAGTGCATTGGGTGAACGCCGATCTGTCGGATCCAGGCACCTGGGGCCGCTCGGGTTTCGACATCATCTGGTCTTCCTTCACCATCGCCTATGCTCCGGACCCGACGACCTGGCTGAAACGCTGGCACGCGGCCCTTGCACCCGGAGGCCGGCTCATCCTCATGGACGTGGGCGGACTGCTGGACCATGAGCCGATCGGCGAGGCGGATCGCGAAACGATCGGCCATTTCTGCCGGGAAGCTGCCCAAGCCGGCCTTTATCACTTTGATGCGGCAGAGCGACTGGTCGACTGGCTGGAGGCGTCAGGCTTCGATGTTCTCGGCGAAACCGATCTGCATGACGAAGAACTGACATTCACGGGCCCCGCGCCCCCGGATGTTCTGGCGGCATGGGCCGCGCGCCTTGCGCGGATGCCACGCCTTCGCGCCGCCGCTTCCCCGGGGTTCACGGATCGGTTCCTTGCGTCGTTGACGCACCCTGATCACCGCAGTCACAGCAGGGTGAGGGCAGCCATTGGCCGTCGTGGCCGAGACGCAGGCCGCTGGGCGGCCAGGGGTGCATGA
- a CDS encoding Hsp70 family protein, with protein MCLSRGRRSDLEQHHDTKWIIPLSDIRSIGVDFGTTNTVVAVMNDAGDPHTVSFRHGSEASSTLRTVLGFQDEPDRPVRGIVEAGTAAISMYLEAPDDTRFLQSIKSHAASRLFAGTRIHGVHHDLEDLLETFLRRAWQYADLPAPGGFRFVVGRPVRFAGSNADETLAMERYKAAFTRLGARDILFVHEPVAAAFFFARRLTSPATVLVADFGGGTTDYSVMRFEFRKGRLVARPLAKGGVGIAGDRFDLRILENVVLPELGSGSVYSSMGRSFTIPRSLYAGLARWETMANFRYSREFRELKKIRRLAQEPWKLDQLIDMAGNDDGYGLYKAVADLKAGLSCAPSAILEYADLSFPDGGRVKRGDFERWIADDISRMDAALVQTLSECDIAPHEIDRVFLTGGTSFVPAVRGIFEKRFDTGIIQTGDELHSISNGLAMIGDREDSEDWAVESFTATRA; from the coding sequence ATGTGCCTGTCCCGTGGTCGCAGGTCCGACCTGGAACAACATCACGATACGAAGTGGATTATTCCGTTGTCAGATATTCGCAGCATCGGGGTTGATTTCGGGACGACCAACACCGTCGTCGCCGTCATGAATGACGCAGGCGACCCGCATACCGTTTCGTTTCGGCATGGCAGCGAGGCGTCATCGACCTTGCGCACGGTCCTCGGCTTTCAGGATGAGCCCGACAGACCTGTCCGGGGGATTGTCGAAGCCGGAACAGCGGCGATTTCGATGTACCTGGAGGCCCCGGACGACACGAGGTTCCTGCAATCCATCAAGTCGCACGCGGCAAGCCGCCTATTTGCCGGGACGCGGATACATGGCGTTCACCATGACCTCGAGGATCTTCTCGAAACATTTCTGCGCCGCGCGTGGCAATACGCAGATCTTCCGGCGCCCGGCGGATTCAGGTTTGTTGTCGGACGCCCGGTGCGCTTTGCCGGCAGCAACGCCGATGAGACCCTCGCCATGGAACGGTACAAGGCCGCCTTCACGAGGCTTGGCGCGCGGGACATCCTCTTTGTCCATGAACCTGTCGCGGCAGCATTCTTTTTTGCCAGGCGCCTGACATCCCCTGCGACGGTGCTGGTGGCAGACTTCGGCGGCGGCACCACGGACTATTCGGTCATGCGGTTCGAGTTTCGAAAAGGACGTCTTGTCGCCCGACCGCTTGCAAAAGGTGGTGTCGGGATCGCTGGCGATCGCTTCGATCTGAGGATCCTCGAGAACGTTGTCTTGCCCGAGTTGGGCAGTGGCAGCGTCTACTCCAGCATGGGGCGGTCGTTTACGATACCCAGGTCCCTGTATGCCGGCCTGGCACGGTGGGAAACAATGGCGAACTTCCGATACTCCCGGGAATTTCGTGAGTTGAAGAAGATCCGCCGGCTGGCGCAGGAGCCATGGAAATTGGATCAACTGATCGACATGGCCGGGAACGATGACGGCTACGGTCTCTACAAGGCGGTTGCCGACCTGAAGGCCGGGTTGTCATGCGCGCCATCCGCGATCCTGGAATACGCCGACCTTTCATTTCCTGACGGTGGGCGGGTCAAGCGCGGCGACTTCGAGCGCTGGATCGCCGACGACATATCAAGGATGGACGCGGCACTCGTTCAGACGTTGTCCGAATGCGATATCGCCCCCCACGAGATCGACCGCGTCTTCCTTACCGGCGGGACCTCGTTCGTTCCGGCCGTTCGCGGGATATTCGAGAAAAGGTTTGATACTGGCATCATCCAGACCGGCGACGAGCTTCATTCGATCTCGAACGGGCTGGCGATGATAGGGGATCGAGAAGACTCCGAAGACTGGGCCGTGGAAAGCTTCACGGCTACGCGGGCTTGA
- a CDS encoding YybH family protein, giving the protein MTRADEQAILELQSRWIEAEIHGDLDTLCAMMTADITMQPPIGEPVVGLAKVRAYLHGPTGHIRSITLSEVSLEVANSMAIKRARFRTDIDGMDPVYGHHLWVLKPSWRVDFVTWSFDRLD; this is encoded by the coding sequence ATGACACGCGCGGACGAACAAGCAATTCTGGAACTACAGTCTCGCTGGATCGAGGCCGAGATACATGGTGATCTCGACACGCTTTGCGCGATGATGACAGCCGACATCACGATGCAGCCGCCGATCGGCGAGCCTGTTGTCGGACTTGCGAAGGTCAGGGCATATCTGCACGGCCCGACTGGACATATCCGGTCCATCACCCTTTCGGAGGTGTCGCTGGAGGTGGCGAATTCCATGGCAATCAAGCGTGCGCGCTTTCGCACCGATATCGACGGAATGGACCCGGTGTACGGTCACCATCTGTGGGTGCTGAAGCCCTCCTGGCGGGTGGACTTCGTGACATGGAGCTTCGACAGGCTGGATTAG
- a CDS encoding alpha/beta fold hydrolase, whose amino-acid sequence MTTDLSIPTERPVFEIEGAAVPFRSHGSGQPVLLTHGVLGDLRSLCPVASKLSHMVEAITVTLPALAADARPSRPFGTAGQRDDLIDLIRSLGRGPVHLVAWSYSAHAAIAVAIDRPDLVRSLFLYEPGFPTFVEDAAARDAVLDDMRAAFAPVEEAFARGDPEGALRLAIDAAAQASGYCDAQPDEIRAIHRDTVQTLGAIFAQTPPIPLGPQDLGRIGCPVTVARGARTRACYAIVSDAAARLVPGADHIVVPDAGHLLPEQKPARFASLVKAHLRRAGATATRPRTESGTGDAN is encoded by the coding sequence ATGACGACCGACCTTTCCATCCCGACCGAACGGCCCGTGTTCGAAATCGAGGGCGCAGCTGTTCCCTTCCGCAGTCACGGAAGCGGCCAGCCGGTCCTGCTGACGCACGGCGTCCTTGGCGACCTGCGCAGCCTTTGCCCGGTCGCCAGCAAGCTGTCCCACATGGTCGAGGCGATCACCGTGACGCTGCCTGCCCTCGCGGCCGATGCACGGCCTTCCCGGCCCTTCGGCACCGCGGGTCAGCGCGACGACCTGATCGACCTTATCCGGTCGCTTGGGCGCGGCCCGGTGCATCTTGTCGCCTGGTCCTACTCGGCGCACGCGGCGATCGCAGTCGCCATCGACCGCCCCGACCTCGTCCGCAGCCTGTTCCTCTACGAGCCCGGCTTCCCGACCTTCGTCGAGGACGCGGCCGCCCGCGATGCCGTTTTGGACGACATGCGGGCGGCCTTCGCTCCGGTCGAAGAGGCGTTTGCGCGCGGCGACCCGGAGGGCGCCTTGCGGCTGGCCATCGACGCCGCCGCGCAGGCTTCCGGATATTGCGATGCCCAGCCAGACGAGATCCGTGCAATCCACCGCGACACCGTGCAGACGCTCGGGGCGATCTTCGCGCAGACGCCGCCGATCCCCCTGGGCCCACAGGACCTGGGGCGTATCGGGTGCCCGGTGACGGTGGCCCGCGGCGCGCGCACCCGCGCCTGCTACGCCATCGTCTCGGACGCGGCCGCACGCCTCGTTCCCGGCGCGGACCATATCGTCGTGCCCGATGCAGGCCACCTGCTGCCCGAGCAAAAGCCCGCCCGCTTCGCCTCGCTTGTCAAAGCGCACCTTCGCCGCGCCGGGGCGACGGCGACGCGCCCCCGGACCGAATCCGGTACGGGGGACGCGAATTGA
- a CDS encoding DUF6653 family protein, which yields MISGADAETWARHAHPVSVWTRILFGLPLLTLAGWSRVWIGPWWIAALAAAVFFIRINPRMTSAPRSTENWGSKSTMGERLWLRMSRDQVPPWHRSVPRILVAGAALGHAVLLYGVIALEPWPTAFGYATGMLCKLWYLDRMVWLERDMAGPIHARAWTSAHPEGGPR from the coding sequence ATGATATCCGGCGCCGATGCCGAGACCTGGGCGCGCCACGCCCATCCCGTCAGCGTATGGACCCGCATCCTGTTCGGTCTGCCGCTGCTCACCCTCGCCGGCTGGTCCCGGGTCTGGATCGGGCCGTGGTGGATCGCCGCCCTGGCGGCCGCGGTCTTCTTCATCCGGATCAACCCGCGGATGACATCGGCCCCCCGCTCGACCGAGAACTGGGGCTCGAAATCGACCATGGGCGAGCGTCTCTGGCTCCGCATGTCGCGGGACCAGGTGCCGCCCTGGCACCGCAGCGTGCCGCGCATCCTGGTGGCGGGCGCGGCGCTTGGCCATGCCGTGCTGCTTTACGGCGTGATCGCCCTCGAGCCCTGGCCCACGGCCTTCGGCTACGCCACTGGCATGCTGTGCAAGCTCTGGTATCTGGACCGGATGGTCTGGCTGGAACGCGACATGGCCGGCCCGATCCATGCCCGAGCCTGGACTTCCGCGCATCCCGAAGGGGGACCGAGATGA
- a CDS encoding LysE family translocator, translating to MNAFWTLHAPATLALVLPVLMMPGLDFAAVARNAVGGGRRAGVAAAAGSTVGASAYILGAATGMGVVTDLVPGAEAVFRVLGSVVLWWFAWRFLSAAIAGSHGDGRSALPARSRAAFRDGALASVLNPKTPLFFAAVFGASGAAQAGMADRIAFGALVCVLHFAWFSGVALVLDRIGARPGSGPFMRVGAALVAVILAAAGFWAIAG from the coding sequence ATGAACGCATTCTGGACCCTGCACGCCCCGGCGACACTCGCCCTGGTGCTTCCCGTGCTGATGATGCCCGGGCTCGATTTCGCCGCCGTCGCGCGCAACGCCGTGGGGGGCGGTCGACGCGCCGGCGTCGCCGCCGCCGCGGGAAGCACGGTGGGGGCGAGCGCCTACATCCTGGGCGCGGCTACCGGCATGGGCGTCGTCACGGATCTGGTCCCCGGAGCCGAGGCCGTGTTCCGGGTTCTTGGCTCTGTCGTGCTCTGGTGGTTCGCCTGGCGGTTCCTTTCCGCAGCCATCGCGGGGTCGCATGGCGACGGGCGTTCAGCCCTGCCAGCCAGATCACGCGCCGCTTTCCGCGACGGGGCGCTGGCCTCGGTCCTGAACCCGAAGACGCCGCTGTTCTTCGCAGCCGTCTTCGGGGCAAGCGGCGCCGCGCAGGCGGGCATGGCCGACCGGATCGCCTTTGGGGCGCTCGTCTGCGTGCTGCACTTCGCCTGGTTCAGCGGTGTCGCGCTGGTGCTGGATCGCATCGGCGCCCGGCCCGGCAGCGGCCCCTTCATGCGGGTCGGGGCTGCCCTTGTCGCCGTCATCCTGGCGGCTGCCGGGTTCTGGGCAATTGCCGGATGA
- a CDS encoding NAD(P)H-dependent flavin oxidoreductase, with amino-acid sequence MIDTEITRRFGLRTPILNAGMAMVARPDLAAAVSNAGGLGMIGADVAPAGALRAMVRAVKAKTDKPFGVDLLAPMITDAHLDVLAEEAVALCVVFWGTPTRDQVARIKSCGTAFWMQVGSIEEARDAQALGAEAIIVQGLEGGGHNRSVGTTFNLLPAVKAAVAPIPVIAAGGITDGASMAAALALGAEGVWCGTRFLASHEADANDGYKARVLAAGVADTVSTTLFGPEMPLQPMRVIRNAATDEWAGREEVAMAATAGQIAGTLHTPDGAVPLPRFSVYLPTRDVDGDLDQLCLTAGQGAGKIHALKPAARIVEEMTREAQETIAALARRASGAAAVLATRGRSNGEAAPA; translated from the coding sequence ATGATCGACACCGAAATCACCCGCCGCTTCGGCCTGAGAACCCCGATCCTCAACGCCGGCATGGCGATGGTCGCCCGGCCCGATCTCGCCGCAGCCGTCTCGAACGCCGGTGGCCTCGGCATGATCGGCGCGGACGTCGCGCCCGCCGGGGCATTGCGCGCCATGGTGCGCGCGGTGAAGGCGAAGACCGACAAGCCCTTCGGCGTGGACCTGCTCGCGCCGATGATCACGGACGCGCATCTCGACGTGCTGGCCGAGGAAGCGGTCGCGCTCTGCGTCGTCTTCTGGGGCACCCCGACCCGCGACCAGGTGGCCCGGATCAAGTCGTGCGGCACCGCCTTCTGGATGCAGGTCGGATCGATCGAGGAGGCGCGCGATGCGCAGGCCCTCGGGGCCGAAGCGATCATCGTCCAGGGGCTGGAGGGTGGCGGGCACAACCGCTCGGTCGGCACGACGTTCAACCTGCTGCCGGCCGTCAAGGCGGCGGTCGCACCGATCCCCGTGATCGCCGCGGGCGGCATCACCGATGGGGCAAGCATGGCGGCCGCGCTCGCCCTGGGGGCCGAGGGCGTCTGGTGCGGCACGCGCTTCCTCGCCAGCCACGAGGCCGACGCGAATGACGGCTACAAGGCGCGGGTGCTGGCGGCCGGTGTGGCCGATACCGTGTCCACCACGCTGTTCGGCCCGGAAATGCCGCTTCAGCCGATGCGGGTGATCCGCAACGCGGCGACCGACGAATGGGCCGGGCGCGAGGAAGTGGCGATGGCCGCCACCGCCGGTCAGATCGCCGGCACGCTGCACACGCCGGACGGCGCGGTGCCGCTGCCGCGCTTCTCGGTCTACCTGCCGACGCGGGACGTGGACGGCGACCTCGACCAGCTCTGCCTTACCGCGGGACAGGGCGCGGGCAAGATCCACGCATTGAAACCCGCGGCCCGGATCGTCGAAGAGATGACGCGCGAGGCCCAAGAGACGATCGCGGCGCTGGCGCGGCGCGCGTCTGGCGCTGCCGCCGTCCTGGCAACGCGAGGCCGATCCAATGGCGAAGCGGCCCCAGCCTGA
- a CDS encoding GlxA family transcriptional regulator: protein MSSSGQIQPVRRVGFFVYEGMAASDIFWEVDMFRLAPVIAEAEGLPCPTFETQIIGLEPGPVATWSGFRIVADRALSDSGARFDLLYLGSAAPENQARLADDPRFARAIAAIAASGCRIVAVGSAALILGHVGLLKGRRATIHSIAADAFRNSFPDVEFDPDPLWVEDGPIVTTAGSMPAVEFTLEVLERECGRAMSFAIAKAGLLPMRRGSSQSRLSAALVMQMEASDRFDGMLQWLTESLHVQVTVADLADLAGMSPRTFARRFVERTRTTPARFVETLRAERARQLIETTALPLVRVAERSGLRDEQSLRRAVLKAFGKTPSALRNGARTGT from the coding sequence ATGTCTTCAAGCGGTCAGATACAGCCGGTCCGGCGGGTGGGGTTTTTCGTCTACGAGGGAATGGCCGCAAGCGACATCTTCTGGGAGGTGGACATGTTCCGCCTTGCCCCGGTGATCGCCGAGGCCGAGGGGCTGCCCTGCCCCACCTTCGAGACACAGATCATCGGGCTTGAGCCGGGACCGGTCGCGACCTGGTCGGGGTTCCGGATCGTCGCAGACCGGGCGCTGTCGGATTCGGGGGCGCGGTTCGACCTGCTCTATCTTGGCAGTGCGGCGCCCGAGAACCAGGCAAGGCTCGCCGACGATCCGCGGTTCGCGCGCGCCATCGCCGCCATCGCCGCAAGCGGGTGCCGCATCGTCGCCGTGGGATCGGCCGCCTTGATCCTCGGCCATGTGGGGCTTCTCAAGGGGCGGCGGGCGACGATCCATTCCATCGCCGCAGACGCCTTTCGCAACTCCTTTCCCGATGTCGAGTTCGACCCCGACCCGCTCTGGGTGGAGGACGGGCCGATCGTCACCACGGCGGGCTCTATGCCTGCCGTCGAGTTCACGCTGGAGGTTCTGGAGCGGGAATGCGGGCGGGCAATGTCCTTTGCCATCGCCAAGGCGGGGCTTCTTCCGATGCGGCGGGGATCGAGCCAGAGCCGTCTGTCGGCGGCGCTCGTCATGCAGATGGAGGCGAGCGACCGGTTCGACGGGATGCTGCAATGGCTGACCGAAAGCCTGCATGTGCAGGTGACGGTGGCCGACCTCGCCGACCTGGCCGGAATGAGCCCGCGCACCTTCGCGCGTCGTTTCGTCGAGCGCACGCGCACGACGCCCGCCAGGTTCGTCGAGACGCTTCGCGCCGAACGCGCGCGGCAGCTTATCGAGACGACCGCCCTGCCGCTCGTGCGGGTGGCCGAGCGGTCAGGGCTGCGGGACGAGCAAAGCCTGCGGCGCGCCGTCCTGAAGGCGTTCGGCAAGACCCCGAGCGCGCTTCGCAACGGGGCAAGGACCGGGACCTGA
- a CDS encoding DUF411 domain-containing protein, whose amino-acid sequence MIHDSLSRRTLLVGLAALAGASPLRALAQGARPAIHVMKDPNCGCCSAWIEILEKDGFAVTTEDSMGTLLARYKLDNGIPQEMVSCHTGRIAGYMVEGHVPPADIRRLLAERPDAIGLAVPGMPYGSPGMGPETEREAYEVFLIRRDGATEVFSSYGAA is encoded by the coding sequence ATGATTCATGACAGTCTTTCCCGCCGCACGCTTCTGGTCGGCCTGGCTGCGCTGGCGGGTGCATCGCCCTTGAGGGCCCTGGCACAAGGCGCCCGGCCGGCGATCCATGTGATGAAGGATCCCAACTGCGGCTGCTGCTCGGCCTGGATCGAGATCCTCGAGAAGGACGGCTTCGCCGTCACGACCGAGGACAGCATGGGAACGCTGCTCGCCCGCTACAAGCTGGACAACGGCATCCCGCAGGAAATGGTCTCGTGCCACACCGGCAGGATCGCGGGCTACATGGTCGAAGGTCATGTTCCGCCCGCCGATATCCGGCGGCTGCTGGCGGAACGCCCGGATGCCATCGGGCTTGCCGTGCCGGGGATGCCCTATGGATCGCCCGGCATGGGCCCGGAAACCGAGCGCGAGGCCTACGAGGTGTTCCTGATCCGGCGCGATGGGGCGACGGAAGTCTTCTCCAGCTATGGCGCGGCCTGA